A window from Centropristis striata isolate RG_2023a ecotype Rhode Island chromosome 2, C.striata_1.0, whole genome shotgun sequence encodes these proteins:
- the csrp3 gene encoding cysteine and glycine-rich protein 3 isoform X3 — protein MPNFGGGVKCAACVKTVYHAEEIQCNGRSFHKPCFICMTCRKGLDSTTVAAHESEIYCKSCYGKKYGPKGYGYGQGAGALSSDPPRFGILPHDSKPRPASPAPKASSEHKSSPKFGCSDRCPRCSKAVYAAEKVMSAGKPWHKTCFRCVLCGKSLESTNVTDKDGELYFCYAKNFGPKGFGLGNEAMLD, from the exons ATGCCAAACTTTGGAGGAGGAGTGAAGTGTGCAGCCTGTGTGAAGACGGTGTATCACGCAGAGGAGATCCAGTGTAACGGGAGGAGCTTCCACAAGCCCTGCTTCATCTGCA TGACCTGCAGGAAAGGGCTGGACAGCACTACAGTTGCAGCGCATGAGTCGGAGATTTACTGCAAGTCATGTTATGGCAAGAAATACGGGCCAAAAGGCTACGGATATGGGCAAGGAGCTGGAGCTCTGAGCTCAGACCCTCCTCGTTTTGGCATTCTGCCCCATGA CTCTAAACCACGACCTGCTTCTCCTGCTCCTAAAGCCTCCAGTGAGCATAAATCTTCCCCAAAGTTTGGCTGTTCAGACCGCTGCCCTCGCTGCTCCAAAGCAGTCTACGCAGCAGAGAAGGTGATGAGTGCAGGAAAG ccctgGCATAAAACCTGTTTCCGCTGCGTCCTGTGTGGTAAAAGTCTTGAGTCGACCAACGTGACAGACAAGGATGGAGAGCTCTACT TTTGCTACGCCAAAAACTTTGGCCCGAAGGGGTTTGGACTGGGCAACGAAGCCATGTTGGACTAA
- the csrp3 gene encoding cysteine and glycine-rich protein 3 isoform X2, translating to MPNFGGGVKCAACVKTVYHAEEIQCNGRSFHKPCFICMTCRKGLDSTTVAAHESEIYCKSCYGKKYGPKGYGYGQGAGALSSDPPRFGILPHEYVSKPRPASPAPKASSEHKSSPKFGCSDRCPRCSKAVYAAEKVMSAGKPWHKTCFRCVLCGKSLESTNVTDKDGELYCKVCYAKNFGPKGFGLGNEAMLD from the exons ATGCCAAACTTTGGAGGAGGAGTGAAGTGTGCAGCCTGTGTGAAGACGGTGTATCACGCAGAGGAGATCCAGTGTAACGGGAGGAGCTTCCACAAGCCCTGCTTCATCTGCA TGACCTGCAGGAAAGGGCTGGACAGCACTACAGTTGCAGCGCATGAGTCGGAGATTTACTGCAAGTCATGTTATGGCAAGAAATACGGGCCAAAAGGCTACGGATATGGGCAAGGAGCTGGAGCTCTGAGCTCAGACCCTCCTCGTTTTGGCATTCTGCCCCATGAGTATGT CTCTAAACCACGACCTGCTTCTCCTGCTCCTAAAGCCTCCAGTGAGCATAAATCTTCCCCAAAGTTTGGCTGTTCAGACCGCTGCCCTCGCTGCTCCAAAGCAGTCTACGCAGCAGAGAAGGTGATGAGTGCAGGAAAG ccctgGCATAAAACCTGTTTCCGCTGCGTCCTGTGTGGTAAAAGTCTTGAGTCGACCAACGTGACAGACAAGGATGGAGAGCTCTACTGTAAAG TTTGCTACGCCAAAAACTTTGGCCCGAAGGGGTTTGGACTGGGCAACGAAGCCATGTTGGACTAA
- the e2f8 gene encoding transcription factor E2F8 isoform X3, which yields MGPLTTPTKGREVGSVDPWTPTSNLKMLISAASPDIRNREKELCMDNDGRDGLDPSQDTENGEESEKMISRKDKSLGLLCHKFLARYPDYPNPALNNDICLDDVATELNVERRRIYDIMNVLESLHMVSRSAKNRYTWHGRTKLAQTLAILKQVGEEHKYGQQMLHIRQRLLDKEFDFDGEEKENEEVVELESGEQGQKELFFVELPGVEFKAASVNSRKDKSLRVMSQKFVMLFLVSNPRVVSLDVAAKILIGEDQGADQDKNKFKTKVRRLYDIANVLRSLKLIEKVHVTEERGKKPAFEWVGPEEFPQVKDLENATSESSSKKKKSVLESRPTVDNCAKNLFSSPGRKRGFTRHPSLIKLAKSIQDDRRKINSAPSSPVKSVLSDSSNIDIPNKMAQLAAICKIELDQESGSGAENPKPAAAVRLEPTSSVSMESLLTPTQESRVNTTVHLTPHTPLAALPASSIAYIPAQCSPLIPVLLPQQRGGGSYAVYLQPSSCPRPNPLVRPQPTSLAVRSMTFEEKTGQSPTGQYAATGLPTFRAADISPLTLKRLRSDSTLESSPSKAKRAENIKDASPKLCEILQARLKARRGNQLSSRPSPRALHLDPEFVNTPGGAAASQTLEQSLETFLDKEDKMANSDSEAGLTPVRVVPLTPGQLHGETLVPAGYLIPISQQALVSDKESQGSGRENNKASTPTYIYQTPTAGSRPALAQEITPTSLRLHRPAAASSPHTAADQAHRLHSPSPAILNFTLQNLGLISGSGPGNAFASPQTPDGANTLPSPLALQQRGMVFIKPVSPVPVQQSLAGQPMALFSVQQPLMTTPKGTALPQHSFFHTPVPVSPLAAMVTTGGHLTTKTVYIPQRKLDVVTDES from the exons ATGGGTCCCCTCACGACACCCACAAAGGGAAGGGAGGTCGGCTCTGTCGACCCCTGGACGCCAACTTCAAACCTCAAAATGCTCATCAGTGCTGCTAGTCCTGACATCAGGAACCGAGAGAAGGAGCTGTGCATGGACAACGATGGGCGGGACGGTCTCGACCCTTCACag GACACAGAAAATGGAGAAGAGTCAGAGAAAATGATCAGCAGGAAAGATAAAAGTCTGGGTTTGCTCTGTCATAAGTTCCTCGCCCGCTACCCAGATTACCCGAACCCTGCCCTCAACAACGACATCTGCCTGGACGATGTGGCCACAGAGCTCA ACGTAGAGCGCCGGCGCATCTACGACATCATGAACGTGCTGGAGAGTCTGCACATGGTGAGCCGCTCCGCCAAGAACCGCTACACGTGGCACGGCCGGACCAAGCTGGCTCAGACTCTGGCCATCCTGAAGCAGGTGGGCGAGGAGCACAAGTACGGCCAGCAGATGCTGCACATCCGGCAGCGCCTGCTGGACAAGGAGTTCGACTTCGACGGCGAGGAGAAGGAGAAcgaggaggtggtggagctggAGAGCGGGGAGCAGGGGCAGAAGGAGCTCTTCTTCGTGGAGCTCCCAGGAGTAGAGTTCAAAGCAG CTTCTGTTAACAGCCGGAAGGACAAATCTCTGCGTGTAATGAGCCAGAAGTTCGTCATGCTCTTCCTGGTGTCTAACCCTCGTGTGGTGAGTCTGGACGTGGCTGCCAAGATCCTGATCGGAGAGGACCAGGGCGCCGATCAGGACAAGAACAAGTTCAAGA cCAAAGTGCGCCGGCTGTACGATATAGCCAACGTGCTGCGTAGCCTGAAGCTCATCGAGAAAGTCCATGTGAcagaagagagagggaagaaacCAGCTTTTGAATGGGTCGGCCCGGAAGAATTCCCACAAGTCAAAG ACTTGGAGAACGCCACATCTGAAAGCtcgtccaagaagaagaaaagtgtCCTGGAGTCTCGTCCGACTGTAGACAACTGTGCCAAAAACCTTTTTTCATCCCCCGGGAGGAAACGCGGCTTCACCCGGCACCCCTCCCTCATAAAGCTCGCAAAGAGCATTCAGGACGACCGCCGCAAGATCAACTCCGCCCCCAGCAGCCCGGTGAAGAGCGTCCTCA GCGATTCATCAAACATTGACATCCCGAACAAAATGGCCCAACTCGCTGCTATTTGTAAGATCGAGCTCGACCAGGAGTCGGG GTCCGGAGCTGAGAATCCaaagcctgctgctgctgtgaggcTCGAGCCGACCTCCTCTGTGTCGATGGAGTCGCTGCTCACTCCAacccaggagagcagagtcAACACTACTGTCCACCTCACCCCGCACACGCCCCTAGCAGCCCTGCCCGCCAGCTCCATTGCCTACATCCCCGCTCAATGTTCGCCCCTCATCCCCGTCCTGTTGCCTCAGCAGCGGGGCGGCGGGTCTTACGCCGTGTACCTGCAACCCTCGTCCTGCCCAAGGCCCAACCCTCTGGTCAGGCCGCAGCCCACCAGCCTCGCTGTGCGCTCTATGACCTTTGAGGAGAAGACGGGGCAAAGCCCGACGGGCCAATACGCAGCCACGGGCCTCCCGACGTTCAGGGCGGCAGACATCAGCCCGCTGACGCTCAAACGGCTGCGGTCAGACTCAACCTTAGAGAGCAGCCCCTCCAAAGCCAAGAGGGCCGAAAACATTAag GACGCCTCTCCAAAGCTGTGTGAGATCCTGCAGGCCCGTCTGAAAGCCCGTCGCGGCAATCAGCTCTCAAGCCGGCCCTCACCTCGCGCCCTCCACCTGGACCCGGAGTTCGTCAACACCCCTGGCGGTGCTGCGGCAAGTCAGACACTGGAACAGAGCTTGGAGACCTTCCTGGACAAAGAGGACAAGATGGCGAACTCAGACAGCGAGGCGGGATTAACGCCAGTCAGAGTCGTACCGCTCACGCCGGGACAGCTCCACGGCGAG ACTTTAGTACCAGCAGGATACCTGATCCCGATCTCCCAGCAGGCCCTCGTCAGTGACAAGGAGAGTCAAGGTTcagggagagaaaacaacaaagccTCAACTCCCACTTACATCTACCAGACGCCAACTGCAG GCTCCAGACCTGCCCTCGCCCAGGAGATTACACCCACCAGCCTTCGTCTTCACAGACCTGCCGCCGCCTCCTCACCTCACACCGCCGCCGATCAGGCCCACCGCCTCCACAGCCCGAGTCCGGCCATCCTCAACTTCACCCTGCAGAACCTGGGTCTCATCTCAGGCTCCGGCCCAGGGAACGCCTTCGCCTCCCCGCAGACTCCCGATGGGGCCAACACCCTGCCCAGCCCGCTGGCTCTGCAGCAGAGAGGGATGGTCTTCATCAAACCTGTGTCCCCGGTGCCCGTCCAACAGTCTTTGGCAGGGCAGCCAATGGCCCTGTTCAGTGTACAACag CCTCTGATGACGACCCCTAAAGGGACGGCGCTCCCTCAGCACAGCTTCTTCCACACCCCGGTCCCCGTCTCCCCTCTGGCTGCCATGGTTACCACCGGTGGACACCTGACCACCAAAACTGTTTACATCCCTCAGAGGAAGCTGGACGTGGTTACAGACGAGTCCTGA
- the e2f8 gene encoding transcription factor E2F8 isoform X1, translated as MLGWKMSALESQNLTENSHSQDDGFVAPQLPVNTPKKLSGQCAASVENQPTMGPLTTPTKGREVGSVDPWTPTSNLKMLISAASPDIRNREKELCMDNDGRDGLDPSQDTENGEESEKMISRKDKSLGLLCHKFLARYPDYPNPALNNDICLDDVATELNVERRRIYDIMNVLESLHMVSRSAKNRYTWHGRTKLAQTLAILKQVGEEHKYGQQMLHIRQRLLDKEFDFDGEEKENEEVVELESGEQGQKELFFVELPGVEFKAASVNSRKDKSLRVMSQKFVMLFLVSNPRVVSLDVAAKILIGEDQGADQDKNKFKTKVRRLYDIANVLRSLKLIEKVHVTEERGKKPAFEWVGPEEFPQVKDLENATSESSSKKKKSVLESRPTVDNCAKNLFSSPGRKRGFTRHPSLIKLAKSIQDDRRKINSAPSSPVKSVLSDSSNIDIPNKMAQLAAICKIELDQESGSGAENPKPAAAVRLEPTSSVSMESLLTPTQESRVNTTVHLTPHTPLAALPASSIAYIPAQCSPLIPVLLPQQRGGGSYAVYLQPSSCPRPNPLVRPQPTSLAVRSMTFEEKTGQSPTGQYAATGLPTFRAADISPLTLKRLRSDSTLESSPSKAKRAENIKDASPKLCEILQARLKARRGNQLSSRPSPRALHLDPEFVNTPGGAAASQTLEQSLETFLDKEDKMANSDSEAGLTPVRVVPLTPGQLHGETLVPAGYLIPISQQALVSDKESQGSGRENNKASTPTYIYQTPTAGSRPALAQEITPTSLRLHRPAAASSPHTAADQAHRLHSPSPAILNFTLQNLGLISGSGPGNAFASPQTPDGANTLPSPLALQQRGMVFIKPVSPVPVQQSLAGQPMALFSVQQPLMTTPKGTALPQHSFFHTPVPVSPLAAMVTTGGHLTTKTVYIPQRKLDVVTDES; from the exons ATGCTAGGGTGGAAAATGTCAGCGCTCGAATCTCAAAACCTGACTGAAAACTCTCATTCACAG GATGATGGCTTCGTAGCACCCCAGCTTCCTGTAAATACTCCAAAGAAGTTATCAGGTCAGTGTGCAGCGTCAGTGGAGAACCAGCCGACCATGGGTCCCCTCACGACACCCACAAAGGGAAGGGAGGTCGGCTCTGTCGACCCCTGGACGCCAACTTCAAACCTCAAAATGCTCATCAGTGCTGCTAGTCCTGACATCAGGAACCGAGAGAAGGAGCTGTGCATGGACAACGATGGGCGGGACGGTCTCGACCCTTCACag GACACAGAAAATGGAGAAGAGTCAGAGAAAATGATCAGCAGGAAAGATAAAAGTCTGGGTTTGCTCTGTCATAAGTTCCTCGCCCGCTACCCAGATTACCCGAACCCTGCCCTCAACAACGACATCTGCCTGGACGATGTGGCCACAGAGCTCA ACGTAGAGCGCCGGCGCATCTACGACATCATGAACGTGCTGGAGAGTCTGCACATGGTGAGCCGCTCCGCCAAGAACCGCTACACGTGGCACGGCCGGACCAAGCTGGCTCAGACTCTGGCCATCCTGAAGCAGGTGGGCGAGGAGCACAAGTACGGCCAGCAGATGCTGCACATCCGGCAGCGCCTGCTGGACAAGGAGTTCGACTTCGACGGCGAGGAGAAGGAGAAcgaggaggtggtggagctggAGAGCGGGGAGCAGGGGCAGAAGGAGCTCTTCTTCGTGGAGCTCCCAGGAGTAGAGTTCAAAGCAG CTTCTGTTAACAGCCGGAAGGACAAATCTCTGCGTGTAATGAGCCAGAAGTTCGTCATGCTCTTCCTGGTGTCTAACCCTCGTGTGGTGAGTCTGGACGTGGCTGCCAAGATCCTGATCGGAGAGGACCAGGGCGCCGATCAGGACAAGAACAAGTTCAAGA cCAAAGTGCGCCGGCTGTACGATATAGCCAACGTGCTGCGTAGCCTGAAGCTCATCGAGAAAGTCCATGTGAcagaagagagagggaagaaacCAGCTTTTGAATGGGTCGGCCCGGAAGAATTCCCACAAGTCAAAG ACTTGGAGAACGCCACATCTGAAAGCtcgtccaagaagaagaaaagtgtCCTGGAGTCTCGTCCGACTGTAGACAACTGTGCCAAAAACCTTTTTTCATCCCCCGGGAGGAAACGCGGCTTCACCCGGCACCCCTCCCTCATAAAGCTCGCAAAGAGCATTCAGGACGACCGCCGCAAGATCAACTCCGCCCCCAGCAGCCCGGTGAAGAGCGTCCTCA GCGATTCATCAAACATTGACATCCCGAACAAAATGGCCCAACTCGCTGCTATTTGTAAGATCGAGCTCGACCAGGAGTCGGG GTCCGGAGCTGAGAATCCaaagcctgctgctgctgtgaggcTCGAGCCGACCTCCTCTGTGTCGATGGAGTCGCTGCTCACTCCAacccaggagagcagagtcAACACTACTGTCCACCTCACCCCGCACACGCCCCTAGCAGCCCTGCCCGCCAGCTCCATTGCCTACATCCCCGCTCAATGTTCGCCCCTCATCCCCGTCCTGTTGCCTCAGCAGCGGGGCGGCGGGTCTTACGCCGTGTACCTGCAACCCTCGTCCTGCCCAAGGCCCAACCCTCTGGTCAGGCCGCAGCCCACCAGCCTCGCTGTGCGCTCTATGACCTTTGAGGAGAAGACGGGGCAAAGCCCGACGGGCCAATACGCAGCCACGGGCCTCCCGACGTTCAGGGCGGCAGACATCAGCCCGCTGACGCTCAAACGGCTGCGGTCAGACTCAACCTTAGAGAGCAGCCCCTCCAAAGCCAAGAGGGCCGAAAACATTAag GACGCCTCTCCAAAGCTGTGTGAGATCCTGCAGGCCCGTCTGAAAGCCCGTCGCGGCAATCAGCTCTCAAGCCGGCCCTCACCTCGCGCCCTCCACCTGGACCCGGAGTTCGTCAACACCCCTGGCGGTGCTGCGGCAAGTCAGACACTGGAACAGAGCTTGGAGACCTTCCTGGACAAAGAGGACAAGATGGCGAACTCAGACAGCGAGGCGGGATTAACGCCAGTCAGAGTCGTACCGCTCACGCCGGGACAGCTCCACGGCGAG ACTTTAGTACCAGCAGGATACCTGATCCCGATCTCCCAGCAGGCCCTCGTCAGTGACAAGGAGAGTCAAGGTTcagggagagaaaacaacaaagccTCAACTCCCACTTACATCTACCAGACGCCAACTGCAG GCTCCAGACCTGCCCTCGCCCAGGAGATTACACCCACCAGCCTTCGTCTTCACAGACCTGCCGCCGCCTCCTCACCTCACACCGCCGCCGATCAGGCCCACCGCCTCCACAGCCCGAGTCCGGCCATCCTCAACTTCACCCTGCAGAACCTGGGTCTCATCTCAGGCTCCGGCCCAGGGAACGCCTTCGCCTCCCCGCAGACTCCCGATGGGGCCAACACCCTGCCCAGCCCGCTGGCTCTGCAGCAGAGAGGGATGGTCTTCATCAAACCTGTGTCCCCGGTGCCCGTCCAACAGTCTTTGGCAGGGCAGCCAATGGCCCTGTTCAGTGTACAACag CCTCTGATGACGACCCCTAAAGGGACGGCGCTCCCTCAGCACAGCTTCTTCCACACCCCGGTCCCCGTCTCCCCTCTGGCTGCCATGGTTACCACCGGTGGACACCTGACCACCAAAACTGTTTACATCCCTCAGAGGAAGCTGGACGTGGTTACAGACGAGTCCTGA
- the csrp3 gene encoding cysteine and glycine-rich protein 3 isoform X1 — MPNFGGGVKCAACVKTVYHAEEIQCNGRSFHKPCFICMTCRKGLDSTTVAAHESEIYCKSCYGKKYGPKGYGYGQGAGALSSDPPRFGILPHDSKPRPASPAPKASSEHKSSPKFGCSDRCPRCSKAVYAAEKVMSAGKPWHKTCFRCVLCGKSLESTNVTDKDGELYCKVCYAKNFGPKGFGLGNEAMLD, encoded by the exons ATGCCAAACTTTGGAGGAGGAGTGAAGTGTGCAGCCTGTGTGAAGACGGTGTATCACGCAGAGGAGATCCAGTGTAACGGGAGGAGCTTCCACAAGCCCTGCTTCATCTGCA TGACCTGCAGGAAAGGGCTGGACAGCACTACAGTTGCAGCGCATGAGTCGGAGATTTACTGCAAGTCATGTTATGGCAAGAAATACGGGCCAAAAGGCTACGGATATGGGCAAGGAGCTGGAGCTCTGAGCTCAGACCCTCCTCGTTTTGGCATTCTGCCCCATGA CTCTAAACCACGACCTGCTTCTCCTGCTCCTAAAGCCTCCAGTGAGCATAAATCTTCCCCAAAGTTTGGCTGTTCAGACCGCTGCCCTCGCTGCTCCAAAGCAGTCTACGCAGCAGAGAAGGTGATGAGTGCAGGAAAG ccctgGCATAAAACCTGTTTCCGCTGCGTCCTGTGTGGTAAAAGTCTTGAGTCGACCAACGTGACAGACAAGGATGGAGAGCTCTACTGTAAAG TTTGCTACGCCAAAAACTTTGGCCCGAAGGGGTTTGGACTGGGCAACGAAGCCATGTTGGACTAA
- the e2f8 gene encoding transcription factor E2F8 isoform X2, with protein sequence MSALESQNLTENSHSQDDGFVAPQLPVNTPKKLSGQCAASVENQPTMGPLTTPTKGREVGSVDPWTPTSNLKMLISAASPDIRNREKELCMDNDGRDGLDPSQDTENGEESEKMISRKDKSLGLLCHKFLARYPDYPNPALNNDICLDDVATELNVERRRIYDIMNVLESLHMVSRSAKNRYTWHGRTKLAQTLAILKQVGEEHKYGQQMLHIRQRLLDKEFDFDGEEKENEEVVELESGEQGQKELFFVELPGVEFKAASVNSRKDKSLRVMSQKFVMLFLVSNPRVVSLDVAAKILIGEDQGADQDKNKFKTKVRRLYDIANVLRSLKLIEKVHVTEERGKKPAFEWVGPEEFPQVKDLENATSESSSKKKKSVLESRPTVDNCAKNLFSSPGRKRGFTRHPSLIKLAKSIQDDRRKINSAPSSPVKSVLSDSSNIDIPNKMAQLAAICKIELDQESGSGAENPKPAAAVRLEPTSSVSMESLLTPTQESRVNTTVHLTPHTPLAALPASSIAYIPAQCSPLIPVLLPQQRGGGSYAVYLQPSSCPRPNPLVRPQPTSLAVRSMTFEEKTGQSPTGQYAATGLPTFRAADISPLTLKRLRSDSTLESSPSKAKRAENIKDASPKLCEILQARLKARRGNQLSSRPSPRALHLDPEFVNTPGGAAASQTLEQSLETFLDKEDKMANSDSEAGLTPVRVVPLTPGQLHGETLVPAGYLIPISQQALVSDKESQGSGRENNKASTPTYIYQTPTAGSRPALAQEITPTSLRLHRPAAASSPHTAADQAHRLHSPSPAILNFTLQNLGLISGSGPGNAFASPQTPDGANTLPSPLALQQRGMVFIKPVSPVPVQQSLAGQPMALFSVQQPLMTTPKGTALPQHSFFHTPVPVSPLAAMVTTGGHLTTKTVYIPQRKLDVVTDES encoded by the exons ATGTCAGCGCTCGAATCTCAAAACCTGACTGAAAACTCTCATTCACAG GATGATGGCTTCGTAGCACCCCAGCTTCCTGTAAATACTCCAAAGAAGTTATCAGGTCAGTGTGCAGCGTCAGTGGAGAACCAGCCGACCATGGGTCCCCTCACGACACCCACAAAGGGAAGGGAGGTCGGCTCTGTCGACCCCTGGACGCCAACTTCAAACCTCAAAATGCTCATCAGTGCTGCTAGTCCTGACATCAGGAACCGAGAGAAGGAGCTGTGCATGGACAACGATGGGCGGGACGGTCTCGACCCTTCACag GACACAGAAAATGGAGAAGAGTCAGAGAAAATGATCAGCAGGAAAGATAAAAGTCTGGGTTTGCTCTGTCATAAGTTCCTCGCCCGCTACCCAGATTACCCGAACCCTGCCCTCAACAACGACATCTGCCTGGACGATGTGGCCACAGAGCTCA ACGTAGAGCGCCGGCGCATCTACGACATCATGAACGTGCTGGAGAGTCTGCACATGGTGAGCCGCTCCGCCAAGAACCGCTACACGTGGCACGGCCGGACCAAGCTGGCTCAGACTCTGGCCATCCTGAAGCAGGTGGGCGAGGAGCACAAGTACGGCCAGCAGATGCTGCACATCCGGCAGCGCCTGCTGGACAAGGAGTTCGACTTCGACGGCGAGGAGAAGGAGAAcgaggaggtggtggagctggAGAGCGGGGAGCAGGGGCAGAAGGAGCTCTTCTTCGTGGAGCTCCCAGGAGTAGAGTTCAAAGCAG CTTCTGTTAACAGCCGGAAGGACAAATCTCTGCGTGTAATGAGCCAGAAGTTCGTCATGCTCTTCCTGGTGTCTAACCCTCGTGTGGTGAGTCTGGACGTGGCTGCCAAGATCCTGATCGGAGAGGACCAGGGCGCCGATCAGGACAAGAACAAGTTCAAGA cCAAAGTGCGCCGGCTGTACGATATAGCCAACGTGCTGCGTAGCCTGAAGCTCATCGAGAAAGTCCATGTGAcagaagagagagggaagaaacCAGCTTTTGAATGGGTCGGCCCGGAAGAATTCCCACAAGTCAAAG ACTTGGAGAACGCCACATCTGAAAGCtcgtccaagaagaagaaaagtgtCCTGGAGTCTCGTCCGACTGTAGACAACTGTGCCAAAAACCTTTTTTCATCCCCCGGGAGGAAACGCGGCTTCACCCGGCACCCCTCCCTCATAAAGCTCGCAAAGAGCATTCAGGACGACCGCCGCAAGATCAACTCCGCCCCCAGCAGCCCGGTGAAGAGCGTCCTCA GCGATTCATCAAACATTGACATCCCGAACAAAATGGCCCAACTCGCTGCTATTTGTAAGATCGAGCTCGACCAGGAGTCGGG GTCCGGAGCTGAGAATCCaaagcctgctgctgctgtgaggcTCGAGCCGACCTCCTCTGTGTCGATGGAGTCGCTGCTCACTCCAacccaggagagcagagtcAACACTACTGTCCACCTCACCCCGCACACGCCCCTAGCAGCCCTGCCCGCCAGCTCCATTGCCTACATCCCCGCTCAATGTTCGCCCCTCATCCCCGTCCTGTTGCCTCAGCAGCGGGGCGGCGGGTCTTACGCCGTGTACCTGCAACCCTCGTCCTGCCCAAGGCCCAACCCTCTGGTCAGGCCGCAGCCCACCAGCCTCGCTGTGCGCTCTATGACCTTTGAGGAGAAGACGGGGCAAAGCCCGACGGGCCAATACGCAGCCACGGGCCTCCCGACGTTCAGGGCGGCAGACATCAGCCCGCTGACGCTCAAACGGCTGCGGTCAGACTCAACCTTAGAGAGCAGCCCCTCCAAAGCCAAGAGGGCCGAAAACATTAag GACGCCTCTCCAAAGCTGTGTGAGATCCTGCAGGCCCGTCTGAAAGCCCGTCGCGGCAATCAGCTCTCAAGCCGGCCCTCACCTCGCGCCCTCCACCTGGACCCGGAGTTCGTCAACACCCCTGGCGGTGCTGCGGCAAGTCAGACACTGGAACAGAGCTTGGAGACCTTCCTGGACAAAGAGGACAAGATGGCGAACTCAGACAGCGAGGCGGGATTAACGCCAGTCAGAGTCGTACCGCTCACGCCGGGACAGCTCCACGGCGAG ACTTTAGTACCAGCAGGATACCTGATCCCGATCTCCCAGCAGGCCCTCGTCAGTGACAAGGAGAGTCAAGGTTcagggagagaaaacaacaaagccTCAACTCCCACTTACATCTACCAGACGCCAACTGCAG GCTCCAGACCTGCCCTCGCCCAGGAGATTACACCCACCAGCCTTCGTCTTCACAGACCTGCCGCCGCCTCCTCACCTCACACCGCCGCCGATCAGGCCCACCGCCTCCACAGCCCGAGTCCGGCCATCCTCAACTTCACCCTGCAGAACCTGGGTCTCATCTCAGGCTCCGGCCCAGGGAACGCCTTCGCCTCCCCGCAGACTCCCGATGGGGCCAACACCCTGCCCAGCCCGCTGGCTCTGCAGCAGAGAGGGATGGTCTTCATCAAACCTGTGTCCCCGGTGCCCGTCCAACAGTCTTTGGCAGGGCAGCCAATGGCCCTGTTCAGTGTACAACag CCTCTGATGACGACCCCTAAAGGGACGGCGCTCCCTCAGCACAGCTTCTTCCACACCCCGGTCCCCGTCTCCCCTCTGGCTGCCATGGTTACCACCGGTGGACACCTGACCACCAAAACTGTTTACATCCCTCAGAGGAAGCTGGACGTGGTTACAGACGAGTCCTGA